A genomic stretch from Ursus arctos isolate Adak ecotype North America unplaced genomic scaffold, UrsArc2.0 scaffold_21, whole genome shotgun sequence includes:
- the RASD2 gene encoding GTP-binding protein Rhes: protein MMKTLSSGNCTLSVPAKNSYRMVVLGASRVGKSSIVSRFLNGRFEDQYTPTIEDFHRKVYNIRGDMYQLDILDTSGNHPFPAMRRLSILTGDVFILVFSLDNRESFDEVKRLQKQILEVKSCLKNKTKEAAELPMVICGNKNDHGELCRQVPTTEAELLVSGDENCAYFEVSAKKNTNVDEMFYVLFSMAKLPHEMSPALHRKISVQYGDAFHPRPFCMRRVKDMDAYGMVSPFARRPSVNSDLKYIKAKVLREGQARERDKCTIQ, encoded by the exons ATGATGAAGACCCTGTCCAGCGGGAACTGCACACTCAGCGTGCCCGCCAAGAACTCCTATCGGATGGTGGTGCTGGGCGCCTCGCGGGTGGGCAAGAGCTCCATCGTCTCCCGCTTCCTCAACGGCCGCTTCGAGGACCAGTACACGCCCACCATCGAGGACTTCCACCGGAAGGTCTACAACATCCGAGGCGACATGTACCAGCTGGACATCCTGGACACGTCCGGCAACCACCCCTTCCCCGCCATGCGCAGGCTCTCTATCCTCACAG GTGACGTCTTCATCCTGGTGTTCAGCCTGGATAACCGGGAGTCCTTCGACGAGGTCAAGCGCCTCCAGAAGCAGATCCTGGAGGTCAAGTCCTGCCTGAAGAACAAGACCAAGGAGGCAGCGGAGCTGCCCATGGTCATCTGCGGCAACAAGAATGACCACGGCGAGCTGTGTCGCCAGGTCCCCACCACCGAGGCCGAGCTGCTGGTGTCCGGGGACGAGAACTGCGCCTACTTTGAGGTGTCGGCCAAGAAGAACACCAACGTGGACGAGATGTTCTACGTGCTTTTCAGCATGGCCAAGCTGCCGCACGAGATGAGCCCCGCCCTGCACCGCAAGATCTCTGTGCAGTACGGCGACGCCTTCCACCCCAGGCCCTTCTGCATGCGCCGGGTCAAGGACATGGACGCCTACGGCATGGTCTCGCCCTTTGCCCGCCGCCCCAGCGTCAACAGTGACCTCAAGTACATCAAGGCCAAGGTCCTTCGGGAGGGCCAGGCTCGCGAGCGGGACAAATGCACCATCCAGTGA